CTTTTCCGGtttctggctccgccactgattATATCTATTGTCAATGTTCACGATAAAATACCAAAAGTGTTTTTACTAAACACTACAAATATCAGACAACATAAGAACTATTGATTTAACAAGTTATGGACGCCCAACCTTTCGCCCTTTACGTCAAGCTCACTTCGAAACTCTCTTCGGACATCATACATCTGGTTAATGTTTATGGTCCCTGTTCTGAGCCTAACAGATCTGCCTTCATCAATTGGTTGCTTGCTTTGGAGATCGATGATCAGGAGAATTGGTTGTTACTTGGTGATTTTAATTTCTACCGGTCCTTGGAGGATAGGAATAAAGAAGGTGGTAACATTCAGGACATACTCACTTTCAACAATGTGATTGGTGCGTTGGAGCTTGTGGAAATTCCTCTCATCGGAAGGATGTTCACTTGGAGCAATATGCAGGATGACCCGCTCCTTGAAAAGGTGGATTGGTTCTTTGGTTCTAGCGCTTGGTACTTGAACTTCCCTAATACTTCGGCTCATGCGCTATCTAAATACACTTCTGACCACACCCCTTGTTTGATTTCTGTTGGCACCTCGATCCCCAAAGCTTCAATATTTAGATTCGAGAATTTTTGGGTCAATCATCCCGGCTTCTTTGAAGTTGTGCAATCTATTTGGAATGCTCCTTGTCATGCGTCTTCAAGTGTGAGTGTCATCTCCAAGAAGCTCAAGCGGCTTAGAAAATGCCTCAAATCCTGGAGCAAGAAGTTATCGCGCATTGAGCTTCTAATCAGGAAAAGTTCTGCTGTTGTTTCCCTTCTGGACAGATTAGAAGAGTGCAGACCTCTCACCTCGGTTGAGAGCAATTTCAGAGGAATAATGAAGAGGCATATCATCAGACTTCTATCCCATAAGACTGAATATTGGAGAAAAAGATGCACCATCAGATGGGTCATTTTCGGGGATGAAAATTCCAGGTTTTTTCACTCTGTTGCCACTAGGAATCATAAGAGGAATGCTATCCCTCAGCTCAGAGATGCTGCTGGTAACCTGGCTGATAGTCACTCAGATAAGGCTGCTATTCTTTGGTCAGTCTTTAAGTCTAGAATGGGTTCCTCCTTTTCTTTGAGTATGCATTTCGATCTGTCTCAACTCTTCCGAAGGTCCCATGGTCTGAATGAACTCTGTGCTCCTTTCACAGAGGAAGAGATTGATAAAATTGTGATGGATATGCCCAATGATAGAGCCCCTGGACCGGATGGCTTCAATGGTCTTTTTATGAAGAAATGTTGGCATATTATCAAATGGGATTATTACAAACTCTGCAATGATTTCTTCAATGGTCTCATTG
The Brachypodium distachyon strain Bd21 chromosome 2, Brachypodium_distachyon_v3.0, whole genome shotgun sequence genome window above contains:
- the LOC112270548 gene encoding uncharacterized protein LOC112270548, producing MTRSLKRWIGSLVLALASIFRFENFWVNHPGFFEVVQSIWNAPCHASSSVSVISKKLKRLRKCLKSWSKKLSRIELLIRKSSAVVSLLDRLEECRPLTSVESNFRGIMKRHIIRLLSHKTEYWRKRCTIRWVIFGDENSRFFHSVATRNHKRNAIPQLRDAAGNLADSHSDKAAILWSVFKSRMGSSFSLSMHFDLSQLFRRSHGLNELCAPFTEEEIDKIVMDMPNDRAPGPDGFNGLFMKKCWHIIKWDYYKLCNDFFNGLIDIKGINSSFITLVPKVHCPKTVNDFRPISLLNSCLKLITFRSLSFSSYTPINMVSSKGALFRTA